A single Phragmites australis chromosome 4, lpPhrAust1.1, whole genome shotgun sequence DNA region contains:
- the LOC133915847 gene encoding probable N-acetyl-gamma-glutamyl-phosphate reductase, chloroplastic yields the protein MGSTALGGAAPAARAGLSPKNGVLGSNLKPCAGYMLKTNHKVGVPSLCVRASVASSTPIVKSGDAVRIAVLGASGYTGAEIVRLLANHPQFHIKLMTADRKAGEQFGSVFPHLITQDLPNLVAIKDADFSDVDAVFCCLPHGTTQEIIKGLPWQLKIVDLSADFRLRDINEYAEWYGHSHRAPELQEEAVYGLTEVLRDDIRNARLVANPGCYPTSIQLPLVPLIKAKLIKLNNIIIDAKSGVSGAGRGAKEANLYTEIAEGIHAYGIKSHRHVPEIEQGLSDAAKSKVTISFTPNLICMKRGMQSTMFVEMASGVTVNDLYQHLKSTYEGEEFVKLLHGNSVPQTRHVVGSNYCFMNIFEDRIPGRAIIISVIDNLVKGASGQAVQNLNLMMGLPENMGLQYQPLFP from the exons ATGGGCTCGACGGCGCTCGGCGGTGCGGCTCCAGCGGCGCGCGCCGGCTTGTCTCCCAAG AATGGAGTCCTTGGATCTAATTTGAAGCCATGTGCTGGTTACATGCTCAAGACAAATCATAAG GTTGGAGTCCCGTCGCTCTGTGTGAGGGCTTCTGTTGCTTCTTCGACACCAATAGTTAAATCAGGGGATGCTGTGCGCATTGCAGTGCTAGGGGCCAGCGGTTATACTGGAGCCGAG ATTGTTCGTCTTCTGGCAAACCATCCTCAGTTTCATATAAAGTTGATGACTGCAGATAGAAAAGCTGGTGAACAGTTTGGATCTGTATTTCCTCACTTAATAACACAG GACCTGCCAAATCTGGTTGCAATAAAAGACGCAGATTTTTCAGATGTTGATGCTGTTTTTTGTTGCTTGCCACATGGTACAACTCAG gaAATTATCAAAGGTTTACCCTGGCAATTGAAGATTGTTGATCTCTCCGCG GACTTCAGACTGCGTGACATCAATGAATACGCTGAGTGGTATGGCCATTCTCACAGGGCACCAGAACTGCAG GAAGAGGCTGTGTATGGTTTGACCGAAGTTCTTCGAGATGACATAAGAAATGCACGGTTGGTTGCAAATCCAGGATGTTATCCCACATCTATTCAACTTCCTCTTGTTCCTCTGATAAAG GCAAAACTGATCAAATTGAACAACATTATCATTGATGCAAAATCTGGTGTTAGTGGTGCAG GACGTGGGGCTAAGGAAGCAAATCTTTACACTGAAATAGCTGAAGGTATCCATGCTTATGGAATAAAAAGCCACCGGCATG TTCCTGAGATTGAACAAGGACTTTCGGATGCTGCTAAATCAAAAGTTACTATCAGCTTTACTCCAAATCTGATATGTATG AAACGTGGGATGCAATCTACTATGTTTGTTGAAATGGCGTCTGGAGTGACTGTCAATGATTTGTATCAACACCTCAAGTCTACTTATGAG GGTGAAGAATTTGTCAAGCTGTTACATGGTAACAGTGTTCCTCAGACGCGCCATGTTGTGGGATCAAACTACTGCTTCATGAATATCTTTGAGGATAGAATTCCTGGCAGGGCCATCATAATCTCTGTT ATAGATAATCTTGTGAAGGGAGCATCTGGTCAGGCTGTGCAGAACCTCAATCTGATGATGGGACTTCCTGAGAACATGGGGCTTCAATACCAACccctatttccttga